A genomic region of Arachis stenosperma cultivar V10309 chromosome 9, arast.V10309.gnm1.PFL2, whole genome shotgun sequence contains the following coding sequences:
- the LOC130947930 gene encoding pentatricopeptide repeat-containing protein At3g04760, chloroplastic, giving the protein MTTVSSEFLPHTLPLRTHHKHNLQYSNSNTVVTCTKSLVNEGGNNNPRNNNSNKRQHVFYKVSYFETRPSKLAQNYDFKDTHLMKALNRSCKAGKYNESLYFLQHMVSKGYKPDVILCTKLIKGLFNAKKIEKAIKVMEILEKHGDPDVFAYNAVISGLCKADKTDEANKVLDRMKKRGFAPDVVTYNILIGNLCGRGKLDLALKVMDQLLKDNCKPTVITYTILIEATIIDGSIDEAMKLLDEMLSRGLQPDMYTYNAIVRGMCKEGLVDRAFEFVTGISTKGCSPDVISYNLLLRGLLSKGKWESGQRLMADMFVKGCEPNVVTYSTLISYLCREGRTEEAMDVLKVMREKGLTPDAYSYDPLISAFCKEGRVDLAIEFLDAMMSDGCLPDIISYNSILATLCKNGKADEALNIFEKLAEVGCPPNASSYNTIFCALWSSGDKIRALGMILEMLSNDIDPDGITYNSLISCLCRDGMVDEAIGLLVDMESSNCKPTVVSYNIVLLGLCKVQRVTDAIEVLTTMVDKGCQPNETTYTLLIEGIGFAGWRNDAMELANTLVSIDAISEYSFKRLYKTFPMLDVYKELTLSD; this is encoded by the coding sequence ATGACAACAGTTTCAAGTGAGTTTCTGCCACATACCCTCCCATTGAGAACCCATCATAAGCACAATTTGCAGTACTCAAACTCCAACACTGTTGTCACTTGCACAAAATCACTTGTCAATGAAGGTGGTAACAACAATCCAAGGAACAATAACAGCAACAAAAGACAACATGTTTTCTACAAAGTGTCTTATTTTGAGACAAGGCCATCAAAACTTGCTCAAAATTATGATTTTAAGGATACCCATCTCATGAAAGCCCTCAACAGATCTTGCAAAGCAGGGAAGTACAATGAATCACTCTATTTCCTTCAGCACATGGTGAGCAAAGGTTATAAGCCAGACGTTATTCTATGCACAAAGCTCATCAAGGGTTTGTTCAATGCCAAGAAGATTGAGAAAGCAATAAAGGTGATGGAGATTCTAGAGAAGCATGGTGACCCTGATGTGTTTGCTTACAATGCAGTGATTAGTGGGTTGTGCAAAGCTGATAAAACTGATGAAGCAAACAAAGTGCTTGATAGAATGAAAAAGAGAGGTTTCGCACCGGATGTTGTTACCTATAACATACTCATTGGGAATCTTTGTGGTAGAGGGAAGCTTGATTTGGCTCTCAAGGTTATGGATCAGCTGTTGAAGGATAATTGTAAGCCAACTGTGATTACATACACAATCTTGATCGAAGCGACTATTATTGATGGCAGCATTGATGAGGCAATGAAGCTTTTGGATGAGATGTTGTCAAGAGGACTTCAACCTGACATGTACACGTACAATGCAATTGTCAGGGGAATGTGTAAAGAAGGATTGGTTGATCGCGCCTTCGAGTTTGTTACGGGTATAAGTACTAAGGGTTGTTCCCCAGATGTGATCTCATACAATCTTTTGCTGAGGGGTCTTTTGAGTAAAGGAAAATGGGAGAGTGGACAGAGGTTGATGGCTGATATGTTTGTGAAGGGTTGTGAGCCTAATGTTGTGACTTACAGCACCTTGATTAGCTATCTCTGTCGCGAAGGTAGAACCGAGGAGGCCATGGATGTTTTGAAGGTTATGAGGGAAAAGGGGTTAACCCCTGATGCTTATAGCTATGATCCATTGATTTCGGCCTTCTGCAAAGAAGGAAGAGTGGATTTGGCTATAGAGTTCTTGGATGCCATGATGTCTGATGGCTGCTTGCCGGATATCATCAGCTACAATTCGATATTGGCGACTCTATGCAAGAATGGAAAAGCTGATGAGGCTTTGAACATCTTTGAGAAGCTTGCTGAAGTGGGGTGTCCTCCTAATGCGAGTTCTTACAACACAATCTTCTGTGCCCTGTGGAGTAGTGGCGACAAAATCCGAGCATTGGGGATGATTCTGGAGATGCTAAGCAACGACATTGACCCAGATGGGATCACATACAATTCCCTCATATCTTGCTTGTGCAGGGATGGAATGGTGGATGAGGCCATTGGATTGTTGGTGGACATGGAAAGTAGCAATTGTAAGCCTACTGTTGTGAGTTACAACATTGTTCTTCTTGGTTTGTGCAAAGTTCAGAGAGTCACTGATGCAATTGAGGTGCTTACCACCATGGTTGATAAAGGGTGTCAACCAAATGAAACTACCTACACATTGTTGATTGAGGGTATTGGTTTCGCTGGATGGCGAAATGATGCTATGGAGCTAGCTAATACCCTTGTTAGTATAGATGCAATTTCTGAGTATTCATTCAAACGCTTGTACAAAACCTTTCCCATGCTTGATGTGTACAAAGAGCTTACTTTATCAGATTAA